The following proteins are co-located in the Manihot esculenta cultivar AM560-2 chromosome 7, M.esculenta_v8, whole genome shotgun sequence genome:
- the LOC110618936 gene encoding uncharacterized mitochondrial protein AtMg00810-like: protein MKKIFEMLDLGKLHYFLGMEIKQAEDGIFIFQRKYATNLLTKFNMLNCKTAPTLMNLNDKFQNDDGTQSADGNYFRSLVGGLISLIHSRPYTVFAYAKTPEYKLYGFTDSDWARCLEDRKSTTGYVFSLGSGAVTWSSKKQATIALSTSEAEYMTATASTCKVVWLRKFFGRRWTKTRRSNNNIM, encoded by the exons ATGAAGAAAATATTTGAGATGTTAGATTTAGGGAAGCTGCACTACTTTCTTGGAATGGAAATAAAACAAGCAGAAGATGGGATTTTCATATTCCAGAGAAAGTATGCAACTAATTTATTAACGAAATTCAACATGCTGAATTGCAAGACAGCTCCTACGCTAATGAATCTGAATGATAAATTCCAAAATGATGATGGCACTCAATCAGCTGATGGAAACTATTTCAGAAGTCTTGTTGGAGGTTTAATTTCTCTTATTCATTCAAGACCATATACTGTTTTTGCT TATGCAAAAACTCCAGAGTACAAGTTATATGGCTTTACTGACAGTGATTGGGCCAGATGTTTAGAAGACAGGAAGAGTACAACTGGCTATGTGTTTAGCTTGGGATCAGGGGCTGTTACGTGGAGTTCAAAGAAGCAGGCAACAATTGCACTATCAACATCTGAAGCAGAATATATGACGGCAACAGCTTCTACATGCAAAGTAGTGTGGCTAAGGAAATTTTTTGGCAGACGTTGGACAAAAACAAGAAGGAGCAACAATAATATTATGTGA
- the LOC110618934 gene encoding endo-1,4-beta-xylanase 5 — MKIEDQKSKMVGLESLLCILLLIGFTIANALPYDYTASIECLASPHKPQYHGGIIQNPELNEGLKGWVAFGDAKIEHRKMGNNRFIVAKSRVHPHDSVSQNLYLQKNKIYTFSAWIQVSKGKVPVSAFLKTQTGSKYAGAVFAESNCWSMLKGGLTVDASGPVQLYFGSNDTSADIWVDSISLQPFTQKQWMSHQDQALEKTRRTKVRIQAVDSEGKPLSNATIIVEQKRASFPFGCAINKNILSNNAYQNWFNSRFTVTVFEDEMKWYSTEPSQGKVDYSVPDAMLQFAKKNNIQVRGHNVFWEDPKFQPWWVKSLSPTDLSKAATNRINSIMSRYKGQVIGWDVVNENLHHDFFESKLGNTASAVFYNLAQKIDGGSTLFLNEYNTIEDGRDGKSTPAKYLQKLRDIKAFPGNQNLKLGIGLESHFSRSAPNLAYIRASIDTLGATNLPIWLTELDVQSNPNQANYLEQILREAHSHPKVAGIVIWAAWKPQGCYAMCLTDNNFKNLPTGDVVDKLLAGRFATKSVVGRTDGNGFFEASLIHGDYSVKIHHSSAENSSLVQSLNVVSSIGTAKETLLVQFSG; from the exons atgaagatcgAAGATCAGAAGAGCAAAATGGTTGGGTTGGAGTCTCTCCTGTGTATTCTTCTTTTAATAG GATTTACTATCGCTAATGCTTTGCCCTATGACTACACGGCTTCCATCGAG TGTTTGGCAAGTCCTCACAAACCTCAATACCATGGAGGAATCATACAAAACCCAGAGCTGAATGAAGGGTTGAAGGGATGGGTTGCGTTTGGAGATGCTAAAATAGAGCACAGAAAAATGGGAAACAACAGATTCATTGTGGCTAAATCCAGAGTTCACCCTCACGATAGTGTCTCACAAAATCTTTACCTGCAAAAGAACAAAATCTACACTTTCTCTG CCTGGATTCAAGTGAGTAAGGGAAAAGTTCCAGTATCAGCTTTTTTGAAGACCCAAACAGGGAGCAAATATGCTGGTGCTGTTTTCGCCGAGTCCAATTGCTGGTCCATGCTTAAAGGTGGCCTCACTGTTGATGCCTCTGGCCCTGTTCAACTCTATTTTGGG AGTAACGACACATCGGCTGACATATGGGTGGATAGCATCTCATTACAACCATTCACACAAAAACAATGGATGTCTCATCAAGATCAAGCCCTTGAAAAG ACTCGAAGGACGAAGGTAAGAATCCAGGCAGTGGATAGTGAAGGAAAACCCTTATCTAATGCTACAATCATAGTTGAACAAAAGAGAGCTAGCTTCCCATTTGGCTGTGCTATAAACAAAAACATCCTCTCCAACAACGCCTATCAGAATTGGTTCAACTCCAGGTTTACAGTGACAGTATTTGAAGATGAAATGAAGTGGTATAGCACAGAACCTTCTCAGGGCAAAGTGGATTACTCAGTCCCTGACGCCATGCTTCAATTTGCCAAGAAGAATAATATTCAAGTCCGTGGCCACAACGTGTTCTGGGAAGATCCCAAGTTTCAGCCATGGTGGGTCAAATCACTTTCACCAACTGATCTTTCCAAGGCCGCAACGAATAGGATCAACTCTATCATGTCAAGGTACAAAGGGCAAGTCATTGGCTGGGATGTTGTTAATGAGAATCTGCACCATGATTTCTTTGAGAGCAAGTTAGGGAATACTGCTTCTGCAGTTTTCTACAACTTGGCTCAGAAGATTGATGGAGGTTCGACTTTGTTCTTGAATGAATATAATACCATTGAAGATGGAAGAGATGGTAAATCTACACCAGCAAAGTACCTGCAAAAGTTGAGAGATATTAAGGCATTTCCCGGTAACCAAAATTTGAAATTGGGGATTGGACTTGAATCCCATTTCAGTCGTTCAGCTCCAAACCTTGCTTATATAAGAGCTTCCATAGATACACTTGGTGCAACCAATTTGCCAATTTGGCTCACAGAGCTAGATGTTCAAAGCAACCCCAATCAG GCTAATTACTTGGAGCAGATTCTAAGGGAGGCACATAGTCACCCAAAAGTGGCCGGCATAGTGATTTGGGCAGCCTGGAAACCACAGGGATGTTATGCCATGTGTCTGACAGATAACAATTTCAAGAACTTGCCTACTGGTGATGTAGTTGACAAGTTACTGGCTGGACGGTTTGCTACTAAGTCCGTGGTTGGCAGGACGGATGGTAATGGCTTCTTTGAGGCGTCCCTTATCCACGGAGATTACAGTGTGAAAATTCATCACTCATCTGCAGAAAATTCATCTTTGGTTCAAAGCCTTAATGTGGTATCAAGTATTGGTACAGCTAAAGAAACATTGCTTGTGCAGTTTTCCGGTTGA
- the LOC110618935 gene encoding endo-1,4-beta-xylanase 5, which yields MTPLQLIWIMPSNYLNELVALDAAILEDDLIDHILHGCSIANALSYDYAASDECLASPQKPQYSGGIIQNPDLNEGLKGWSTFGDAKIQHKELGNNAFIVANSRVHPYDSVSQKLNLQKDNLYTFSAWIQVSKGKVPVSALFKTQKGSTIAGTVIAESKCWSMLKGGFTVDASAAVQLYFESNDTSVDIWVDSVSLQPFTEKEWMSHQDQGIEKNRKSKVRIQAVDGKGKPLSNATISVELRRASFPFGCAINKNILSNKAYQNWFTSRFSVTTFEDEMKWYSTESSQGKVDYSVPDAMLEFSKKNNIQVRGHNVLWEDPNYQSEWVKSLSPTDLSKAATNRINSIMSRYKGQLICWDVVNENLHFDFFESKLGNTASAVFYNLAQKIDGASTLFLNDFNTLEEERDDKSTPARYLQKLRDIKAFPGNQNLKLGIGLESHFSSSAPNLPYMRAAIDTLGATNLPIWLTEVDVQSSPNQAKYLEQILREAQSHPKVAGIVIWSAWKPQGCYRMCLTDNNFKNLPTGDVVDKLLAAKSVVGRTDVDGFFEASLIHGDYRVKIQHPTAATSSFKKLNVVPSTGAATQTLRMQFAGDESKEYTTAEL from the exons ATGACTCCATTGCAACTTATATGGATCATGCCAAGCAATTATTTGAATGAACTTGTTGCTCTTGATGCTGCCATCTTGGAAGATGATCTCATTGATCATATCTTACATG gGTGTAGTATTGCTAATGCTTTGTCCTATGATTACGCGGCTTCGGACGAG TGTTTGGCAAGTCCTCAAAAACCTCAATACAGTGGAGGAATCATTCAAAACCCAGACCTGAACGAAGGATTGAAGGGATGGTCTACGTTCGGAGATGCTAAAATACAGCATAAAGAATTGGGAAACAACGCATTCATTGTAGCCAATTCCAGAGTTCACCCTTACGATAGTGTCTCACAAAAACTTAACCTGCAAAAGGACAATCTCTACACTTTTTCTG CCTGGATTCAAGTGAGCAAGGGAAAAGTTCCAGTATCAGCTCTTTTTAAGACTCAAAAAGGAAGCACAATTGCTGGTACTGTTATTGCTGAGTCCAAATGCTGGTCCATGCTTAAAGGTGGCTTCACTGTTGATGCCTCCGCCGCTGTCCAACTTTATTTTGAG AGTAACGACACATCGGTCGACATATGGGTGGATAGCGTCTCATTACAGCCATTCACAGAAAAAGAATGGATGTCTCATCAAGATCAAGGCATTGAAAAG AATCGGAAGTCGAAGGTGAGAATCCAGGCAGTGGATGGTAAAGGAAAGCCCTTATCTAACGCTACAATCTCAGTTGAACTAAGGAGAGCTAGCTTCCCATTTGGCTGTGCTATAAACAAAAACATCCTCTCCAACAAAGCCTATCAGAATtggttcacctccaggttttcaGTGACGACATTTGAAGATGAAATGAAGTGGTACAGCACAGAATCCTCCCAGGGAAAAGTAGATTACTCAGTCCCTGATGCCATGCTTGAGTTTtccaagaaaaataatatacaagTCCGAGGCCACAATGTGCTCTGGGAAGATCCCAACTATCAATCAGAATGGGTGAAATCACTTTCACCAACTGATCTTTCCAAGGCCGCAACGAATAGGATCAACTCTATCATGTCAAGGTACAAAGGGCAACTCATTTGCTGGGATGTTGTTAATGAAAATCTGCACTTCGATTTCTTTGAGAGCAAATTAGGGAATACTGCTTCTGCAGTTTTCTATAACTTGGCTCAGAAGATTGATGGAGCTTCGACTTTGTTCTTGAATGATTTTAACACCCTTGAAGAAGAAAGAGATGATAAATCTACACCAGCAAGGTACCTGCAAAAGCTGAGAGATATTAAGGCATTTCCTGGTAACCAAAATTTAAAACTGGGGATTGGACTTGAATCCCATTTCAGTAGTTCAGCTCCAAATCTTCCTTATATGAGAGCTGCCATTGATACACTTGGTGCAACCAATTTGCCAATTTGGCTCACAGAGGTAGATGTTCAAAGCAGCCCCAATCAG GCAAAGTACTTGGAGCAGATTCTGAGGGAGGCACAGAGCCATCCGAAAGTGGCCGGTATTGTGATCTGGTCCGCCTGGAAACCACAGGGATGTTATAGGATGTGTCTAACAGATAACAATTTCAAAAACTTGCCTACTGGTGATGTAGTTGACAAGCTGTTGGCTGCTAAGTCCGTGGTAGGTAGGACTGATGTTGATGGCTTCTTTGAGGCGTCCCTTATCCATGGAGATTACCGAGTGAAAATTCAGCATCCAACAGCAGCAACATCTTCGTTTAAAAAACTCAATGTGGTTCCAAGTACCGGTGCAGCTACACAAACATTGCGTATGCAGTTTGCCGGTGATGAATCAAAAGAATACACGACTGCAGAATTATAA